The Girardinichthys multiradiatus isolate DD_20200921_A chromosome 7, DD_fGirMul_XY1, whole genome shotgun sequence region TATGGCTTCCCATCAAACTCCAAAGCAAACCAATACTGACTGTCCTTGTGtacagggacagaaaaaaacgcatttgccaggtctattactgaaaaatatttagcttctggTGGAATTTGTGACAGAATCGTAGAAGGGTTCGGAACTGATGGTGCACGggccacaacagactggttgACAGCCTGAAGGTCCATGACAAATCTCCATTCGTCAAGCTCTCCAGGGGGCCTAATTTTTTTCACAGGGAACAACGGTGTTCTCACAGGTGAATTTGGACAGGGTACAATTACCCCAGCTTTAAGGAGGGAATCAAAAACAGGACGAATCCCCTccaaaacttcctttttcagtaaatattgTTTCTGACATGGCCTGTAGTTTGATGTAGGAGTAACAACAACTGGCTCACAATCTGTAATAAGACCAACATCATATTTGTGAGCAGCCCACAATGAATCAGGCAGCTCTTCAAGATCTGCATCCGCAGAAGAAGCAGTagctaaaaacaaatgtgaatgtgaaatcagttgcactgtacgattacaggaaacaacagtgggtatatatatattttctggtATTGGTTgaggtttaattttaaatatacagGACTTTGGTCTGAGAGGTCCATAGTCCCCATGCCACAGTTGATAGTTCTGTGTAGATCTTTCCTAAACATTAAAAAGTAGTTAATCCTCGAGTATAATGAGTGTGGATTAGAAAAATAAGTATAATCTCTCTTTAGGAAATTCAATTCTCTCCAGACATCTATTAGACCAATATCCTTCAATGCCATATTGAACTTTTTGTTCACATGATTGGACTGGGCCACCGTATGTTTGAAGAGTCAAGATTAGGATTCAATCTAATATTGAAGTCCCCACCACAAATTAATACCCCTTCTGAGTCCACTATTACCAAGTCAAGTATTTATCTATATAACCTCCAGTCTGAATTGGGGGGGCATATGCATTTAGTAAAGTTATCAATGATCCATTTAAATTTCCGTTCACCAGGATGTATCTTCCTGCTTTATCTTTCTGTTCTAAAACGGGTTCAAAGCTAATTTTCTGGAGATTACTATTGCCACCCCTCGCCTATGCCCCGTTGTATATAATGATGAGAAAATATACCTAAAGCCTAATCTTTTTAATTTAGCATGCTCTGTATCTCAGAGATGGGTTTCTTGCAAGAACGCAACCTCAACTTTCTCTCTTTTCATTTTGGTAAAGATATTACTTCTTTTGATAGGATTGCCTAAGCCATTTATGTTATAAGTTGCTATTTTAACTGCTTGCATTTATTGACCTGTATTGAGAGAGAACATCTTCCCACCTCGACCTGTATGATTACTAATAACCGAACAAATTTCAATTAACATCCCAAAAGCTGCAGTGAACGGcaccaaaacattaataaaaaacaacaccAAAAACACAGTAACAACAAATAAGAAGACTTCCAAAAGTGGGGTCTCTATCTTGACCTTTATTAAGCCCTGATGATAGGAGGCCTTGGAGGAGAAACATCCCTCACAAACAAGAGTATGAGGGCCCTCAGTCATTTGTAGACCTTTGTACTTGTCTTTCTTTCGGCGACTTAAGACAGGAGACCAACTTCCTGACGTTACAGTAACCTCTCAGTCTTAGCCTATAAAATAGAGCTTAAACATGTAGAATTTGTCTGCAGTCTATCTTTTCCTCTCTAATAGCTGTTTGCCCCAAGAACGCCTCGtcaagagaggaaaaaaagaaaacagtaacaGAGACCTCACCGCTCCTTCTCTGGGATTACCAACCCCCTGCGTTTATACTGGGTCCTGACGTCTGAAGGCTTGCAACTTTTCTACATAGCTCACTGCTTTGCCTGCTCCTCCACGGTTCCCCGCTCTTCCTCTCGTACGCCATGTGAACCTCTAAATCTGCTCCAGCAGGGACTCTGGTTGTTTAATAACTGTCACCAGAAAACCCCTGTTTACCACGTCTCCTGTCGCTTCTTCAGCTGATCCGTACATCACTGTCCCCTCTGGATAAAACACTTTTAGCCGGGCCAGGAACGGGGTTTGAAATCTGATTTTCCTCTCCCTCAGTACCGACTTAATTTCAGCGTATTCCTTTCGTTTTTTCAGCAGCTCTGGTGCGTAATCATGATCAAGGTTAACATTTTTCCCGTGGAGTAGAAATCCCCGCTTTTGCCAGGCCAATTTCAGTAGTTCCTCCTTCATCCTGCAGCTTGCCAATTTAACCACAATGGTACTCTCGTAATTCAAAAGAGCCTTGGAGAGCCAGGCCCTCCCGCAGCACACGCTCAACAAAAACTATCATTGATGGAGAACCTCCTCTGTGCCTTCTTTAACACCGTGGTTTCTGATATTATCTCTTCTTGAGCGACTCTCTAAATCCATCAGCTTCGTGTCCAAGTGAATCTGTAGCTTCAGGAGCTCAGAAACCGCTTCTTCTGACACTTGAATTCTATTTGCGGCCGAGCCGATCCGATTTTCAGCCTCCTCTATTCtcgtatttgttttatttctttcttcgCGAATCTCTTTCATTTGCTGACTATTGTCATTCCTGAACTCTCTTATTTCTTTCAGGATAAGGCCAGGTCCTGCATCCAAGGCCTTTTATCTGCTCCTGACTGTGGTCTGAGTCCGTGTCCTCCGTTTCTTTGCTAGCGCGGGGCGTCTGGCTAACTTCGCTCTCTCAGTAAACTCCGGTCTGCATCGACTCTTTCAGCTTATATTTAAGGCATTCTCAAGGCCCACACTCTTGTTATCAATTATACTTTCATTAGTTTAATATTCAGGTTATTGCGGACAATTTTCTTCACCAAATGCTGGGAGCCACTCTCCTATGCTGCCATCGCCTCACTCGTCAAACCGGAAGTCTCCCACATGTCTTATATTCTTGTCATTTTATTCCATTAAATATGACTCTAtggggggagtggtggcctagtggttagagaggaGGGCATTATTGTCCTGGAGAAGCCACAAATACCCTGGttcgaatcccacagcctgcagctctgggtccctgagcccCAGAAAGCTCCCGGGGTAAGGGTTAAATTGACATTGAcaaacggatcggtgcagctgcagCAGTATTGCGGATGCTACACCAGTCCGTTATGGTGATGAGagactgctgcccccgtgacctggTCCTAGAAAAGCAGAAGACAACGAATACGACTACATTGTGTATATTTAGGGTTACAttcttaactttttattttttctttgtgcaaTGTAGGATTTATTTCTCTGGTCTTTTCTTGCTAGatgctaaaaaaatattttcattttatgtacAATTATTGGACAATAAAGTATCTGACCTTATGTTACCTTTCTTTAtataaactggatttttttcttgCAAACTGACTTGAAACATATTTGTTGTCAGTCAACATTATATAAAAACCAGAATTGAATTCTTAAAATGCAACTATTTGGACAAAATGTGGTTTTCTAATTATGTAAATTCCACTTgaatactttattttttaccatttaaaacttaatttaaagttatttcatGAAGGAGACACAAAAAGCAAAACCCCCACAGAACAATGCTTTCCCACGTTTATATTAAGACCATATAAAACAACATTCATGTCTAAGATCTAACTGATCTTTATGTTTTTCCATAGAAATATTTCCAACTTGGGCCATAGTTCTGCTGGTTCTGCTGGTCCTTCTTGCTGTTTCTGGAggccttttatttcatttcagacTTTATTTCATGTCAGGTAAGTTCCTTTTACAACCGTATCAATGCTGATGTCTGACATGCTGAGGTTTTAACAGTTTTCATTCGACACATTGAGACCATTTCAGACACTGAACCATGAGCTGAAGCAGAAAGATGGAGGAAGCTTCAGGGTTGCCATGGTTTCATAGTCATCATTTTACTATTATGGGATGGATCCCTTAACATGCTCAGTTTTCTGTGTTTCTATGATCAGAAACTGAACCCAGATTAACCCCAATATATCTTTATGGTGAATGAGAATACAAAGAATGTCCAAGTTTATAATGGAAAGTACTGGAGTACTACTGTAGTACTACTGTGGTACTACTGTAGTACTACTGTAGTACTACAGCaacccacccattcatccatcttttGTCGTGAAGATGGAGTCCTTCCTCCTAGCAACTCTCTTCAGTTTCACCTGCGTTTATCAAAGCTAAAACAGAtttagtgccttgctaaagtatttacacccctttactttttcacattgtgttACTTAAacctataaaaataaatacatttaatgggattttaggCAGTAGAACAACATAAATTAGTGCATATTTAACAAGTAGAAGGAAATCAATGattgttttccaaattaaaaacaataaaagtataaaaagtatgtcatgtatttgtattcagcccctctgagtCAATATTTAGTAGAACCATCTTTCTCTGATGTTCCACCTGAAGCCTTTTGGGGACGTGTCTCTACCAGGTTTCCTCATTTAAAGACTCAAATGTTTCCATTCTTCTTTTCAACAAGTTCAGTCACATTGGATGAACAGAGTCTAGAATCAGCAAGTTTTAAGTCTTTCTACAGAAACCAAGCTGGGTTTAGAtctaaactttgactaggccattctaacacataaatatgctctgATCTGAACCatctcattgtagctctggttttatgtttagggtcgttgttctgctggaacatGAACTTcctcccagtctcaagtcttttcagCCTCTAACTGGTTTCCTTCCagtcctgtttttagctccatccatcttcccatcatctctgaccagaTACCCTGATGGAGAAAGTTCTCCTCCTTCCCTCTTCTCCATTAGTCTCTTATTCCCTTCTTACATTACATCATGAAATACTTTAAACAGCTTCTGTTTGTGGCTAAATAAAGTctaacatctgattggttaacctGCACAGCAGCTCAGCTGCAGACCAATAACCTTTTCTATAGCAGTGTTAGAATAACTGAGTGATTTAATTTGTGAGgctgagaaataaataaattcatgatGAGCTGCATCACATGaccatcaaataaaataatgatgaaaTAATCACTAATAATTAAAACTTGAATGTCAGACTTTTATCATTTAATCTCTAATTCAAAGGTAATGTTTAAGCCGTCCAACCGGGCCTTCTAAGGTTGATGAAGAGTGAGTTTAATAAAAGGAGAAGCACTGTGAAgttcccagaaccagaaccatcaTGAGGTTCTGACTGTCCTGCTGAATATTACTGCTGCTTCCTCTCACCACTAAACACAAATCCATCCCAGGTTACAGGGTGATGACCTGGAGGTCATTGGAAACACTTCTCTGCATTTGACTCATCAGTCAACTGTTTTCACTCCTGTCCACTAGGAGGCAGCAGTAATGTGGTTCATCATCTGTTAGTTAAAAAGTAGAACAGATTGGAGGGATTTCTCTTCATGAATAAACATCTGGATGATAGTGAGTCTTTTCTTCTGTGTTGAAATGAAGTTTTGATCACATGCAGCTCTGTCAGCTGCATTCTGCATCTGCATGGTCACAAAACCCTGAGTGACACGTTGTGAAGAGGTGGTCTTCTCCTGGAATATTACTGAGGACCATTACTGTGAACATCAACATCATCAGTTCTACTGCTGTCAGTGCAGCTGATCTGTTTGTTTCTCAGTCTACAAGGTGGAGGTGGATCCAGGAGTGGAGTCTGTTCTGCTGCCCTTTAAAACTACAGTCCGTCTACCTGAAGGAGTCAGAGTAACGTGGAGAAACAGCTCTGGTAGGATGGTCCACAGTAATGACAGGGATCAACACAGGCTGTATAGAAACAGAACAAAGATGAAGGAAAAACTAAAATCTGGAGACTTCAGTTTGACCCTGAAGAACCCCAcagacagagacacagacaTCTACACCTGCACCGTCTACAAGAGGAGCTCAGATGAAATCCTGACTGAGAAACAAGTGCTGCTCAATGTCAAAGGTCAGTACTGTAAATAAAAGTCACATTTTATTCATGATATCTTTAATAAAACCAGGAGAGTTGGTCTTTATTCTGAGTTATTAATATGAAGGTTAGAATGAGGAAACATGCTACAGAAATATAATCTTTAATACTGAAGAAAATGATGTAATAAAGAATAGAAACATTATTCATAATAGATGCTGTGAAACTAAAGGTATTTCCTGGTATTATATGAAATGATTGAATATTTAGGAGTACCAgtatccatcctttcatccatctatTGTCCATACCCACCTATCCGTTCAGGATGGCATggagggggctggtgcctagaaccattgggtgagaggtggggtccAGCCTGGactggtcaccagtccatcacagggcagctGGACCAGTAGAATCTgtggaaaattaaatattaaatgactAAACTTTACTGTTTCAGGTTAGTTTTTCAGTGGCAGAGTTAAAATGATAAACTTATAGaaacatatatttgtttttgtggttttatttcagtaaaaactTGTTCTTGTAAAAACAGTAACGGCTCTTTGTTCAGATTCTAACTTTCTTCTCTTCTCCAACCAGCTGGAGCTGACTCTTTTATCATAGCCATAGACTTTGGTTCAGGATACAGTGGCTACGCCTTCAATGTCAGACCCAGAGAGGAAGGAGGT contains the following coding sequences:
- the LOC124870895 gene encoding uncharacterized protein LOC124870895, translated to MELFAVVVFLLYASQDSLTVTVEVYTGAQSVVLPCQYSKELVELVTVKWSRFDLSPNIVHLRREEDDKLAQNQLFRGRTSMRPDTLDSGDFNLTLKEPQLSDSGIYICSLRQEKEEIMLSDVQLNVREIFPTWAIVLLVLLVLLAVSGGLLFHFRLYFMSVYKVEVDPGVESVLLPFKTTVRLPEGVRVTWRNSSGRMVHSNDRDQHRLYRNRTKMKEKLKSGDFSLTLKNPTDRDTDIYTCTVYKRSSDEILTEKQVLLNVKAGADSFIIAIDFGSGYSGYAFNVRPREEGGGTQLKRWGEELGLDSPKTPTCILWVEQKFLAQ